The Solanum lycopersicum chromosome 2, SLM_r2.1 DNA window ATAGGACAAAGTCTAGGTTCTAGCATATTAATAGCATTTAAATTAGCAGAGGCATTATCTAAAGTAATACTAACAACTTTATCACAAAgaccaaaaaaatctaaaatttccaacatagtagtagcaatataaattccggtttttttcttttgacaaattttataaccaataattcttttttgtaaattccAATTATAATCGATCCAATGCGCAGTAacagttaaataatcaaaaccatTAGGACTACGACCCATATCAGTAGTAATAGCAACTCTACAATCCATTAGTTCAAAATAGGCACGTAAATATTgacaatgtttttcttgaaattcaaaaatatctctttttaccatgcttcttgataaaccttgaaaactaggattatatgtttcacgaatataagcaataaaacccggatgttctccaaaactaaaaggtaaaccacaaacaacaaccattttagCAAAGTTTTCACGATCACGATCCTTGTTATAGGTTCGATGTGTAAGAGGACCACTTGGGTTCGAAGTATTTAACTCACTTTGAACCATATTTGATCCTCTAACCGATTCTTCAACATTACAATTTCCAACAACTTCAAGAGAAGACATATATGCAAACCGCTCTTTACTATGcttgttaatcaaatgtttttttaatccccCCGTTGAACCTCCCGTCCCACcagatgtatatttaaaatgttgcTTACAAAGATTACATAtactaaaagttttttcttcattcaaataacaaaatttccacACATGTGATTTTAAAGAACGTTGTACCTTGGTCTTACCTCTAGTTGGAATAATAGGGGGACGAGTAGTTCCAACCGGAGGTGGAGCTTCAATACCTATACTATTGACTGTATTGAGGTCGGCGGCGGGGCTAGTCGGTGTATCATCTAAATCTACTTcttcatctaaatttaattgttcatccgtttccacttcttcattttcttgattaataccATAATGTCTTTCATAGTATCTAAATTAACTTGAAACaatatttcaaacataattaTCATCTTAGAAATTCATGACTAAAATTAACAATTATCAATGAACTACCTCAAGTATCTAAATAGATAAATCCATTATACGAGTCCTCATTATTGCTCTATTAGATCTAAATATTGTAGGTATTTTTAATATGCAACTTTTGACGATGTAATTTAGGTATGTCGTGTTCAATTATTAACACTTTCAGTTCTCATAATGTAATATCTAGGATATAATCAAACCATATATTATCATCACTCTTATAATTGTTTTATAAAACCTACATATAACATGTCTCTTCTTCTTGCATAGTATAACCCTATTAGAATATATAGATGTAActttttggggttagaaaaCCTTGAGTATGCCTTTTGAAACCATGTAATATGTACCATAACGgtttaacaaaaaataacaaagataTTGTATTGgactataaataaaattagtaacgcactcaaaaataaatgtggtcTTGTGGCCAATAACAAAGTCGAGAACCATGAGAAATACCAATACAGTCAAGTTAACAAACattaaagttataatttttatatttgctatacgGTGAAAGTTATTAATCTTGTGTCGGGTACAAACATTATTATTGATACATAACCTCAATTATTTCAAACCTAAATCAATATGAATCTGATTTTATAGTTATGTGTctaatacttttaatttatatatttgatacatAACTTATGTATCATGCGAAAGAGTATTGCATCCACGAGATCTGAAAAATAcgaaattattgtaatttaaaaaactttCAAGAATGTAATGAGCACCTGGTTTATTGAGGTCTCTGTACTTAGTAACTTTTTTTAATCACAAACACAGCAGCTAATACTAATCTAGTTTTGATGTGCATTAACCATCAGATTTTACTCCATTGATGTTATTAAACGACACAACAATTGAGATTCACTTTAGATAAAGGAAAAATGTCATCTGACCATACAAGAATTTCTTGTTTTGGACAATGCCTGCTCTTCATCTTTAGCTATTTGTTGATTAAACCTCTCCTTTTAAAACGTTGAATCCTTTCCGCAACACCTACATATACCACAATACCAAGACAATAAGCACAAAACGGTGGGGACGtaacacaaaaaaaagagaggaaaagacCGATCACAGCAGATCTAGAGAGAACGGAGAACATAATTATATATGGTcaaatactaattatatacacaATCCATAGAAAATGTCAGCAAGCATATTCATAGATAGTTTGTAGTCATTTGTCTACATGATTGATCATATAGCTTTTTTTGTTTGGAAAATAGAGTTTGTTAAGTTGGGTAGTATTTAATAAAAACATCtcatttcctttccttttctaaGGAATTCAAAACATCGAGAAATGGCTATTCATGTTCAACAATAAGAAAAAGTTGAAGTACCTTTTGTATCTCTTCTTGGAACCACAAGGACAGAATGCATTCCTACTAATTTGCCCACTCTTAGCCATGTTTGATCGTGCAACATCCAGCGGGGATGAACCCATCAACTTTTGAACCTATATATCAGAAGAACCTAATTTAAGTATGTCAAACATCATATAACCATGGAAAAGGAAGCACCAACAGCAGAACATATTATGTGTTCTTTTCGCATGTTCTATAGAGACTCTGCAGAATCCAAGTATCGGAAGAGGAGTGTCTTAACTACTGCTTAATTTACAGGACATCCCATAACTCCGACATGGACCAGAGAGAACAAAAACACACACTTCACAATGATACACATGCACCTAAATTACAGGCACTACAGCTGaaaatttcttttcatattatacACATAGCATATTGCATATCTGTACAATGCAAACAAAAATCTCACCCAGAAATTAAAGAATCTATATAGAAgatctaaaatataaaaaggtaaaaaacaaaaatattactcCTTTTGTCACATTTTATGCAAAGAAGTTTGACTGGTCATGAAGTTATAAGTGAAGTACCATATGTGCTCTTTTTACCAACAATAAAACTAGAGACGGTAAGAATTCCATGTGTCTTTTTATCTTTCTCTCTCCCTATAATAATGTCATATCTTATATCAAGTGGAGTCCCGATAAATCATGCCATTAAAGTTGACATGATTCCAAGATTAAATAGTTTTCAAGCATAGATAATGCACCAATCTTTTTAAACATTCTAAAAAAGAAGGTTCTTGAAGGAAGCtaagaaaaaaagtgaaaaaatgcCACAGAACAGCAATCTGAAATGCAATAACCAGTACCTCAGCCATGCTCTTTGGCAATGGCTTCCCTTCTTCCTTCATCTTCTCAAGTTTCATTTGTGCTTCTTTTGCCCAAGTAAACTTTGCCAACATATTCTCGACATCAACTATTGTGCACTTGCAATGTTTTGCTGCCTGTTGCTTTTGATGTGTTTGAAGATtctattaaaaaagaataaaaaattaatgacaaAAAGGGATTCAATAGTTTATCCAAATCTATTCACATTAACAGTTTATTTTCATCTCTCATACACATGACTACTAGCTTACTAAGATAGTCTTTCACATTATTTactaaccttttttttttctttttttcaaaattggttGCCTTGGTATTGAAAGCACTAGGACAGTGCGGAAGCCATATTTACATAGAACACATCATCACAAGTCCACAACCGAACAAACCCCTAGAAACAATTACAGCTACCCTATCAAATCTACTAAAGAAATCTCCTCCTCTAACAACCATTCTTTACACCAAATTAAAAGTGGAACTATATCCTGCATATGACTGCCCCTATCTTCAAAAAGTCTGGAGTTTCTCTTTCCATACTGTCCACCATATTCAAGCATTTACTAATATATTCTATTTGTAACAAAAGgagtttcttttatttcttgGGGTTATGTGATGTGAAATTTCATTTAAATGCACAAAGAAGGAGCACAATATTTTGCATTAAAGGACTTCGAATTCCCTTTTTCCACTGTAGGGAATCTATAAATCCTCCACAGTTGCATAAATAATTAAAGTCATGTAACACTATAAGTTCGGACTTCgtaaaaaatttaatctaaaaaaaGGCGGTTATTTCTcttcaaacatttattatttctttcccTCCCGACCGTTCATCAAAAAATACATGCTTTTTTTGTCATGTCTTCATCTTTCAACTTTTTGCCCTTGCTAGCTTTCAGCTGCTGCCCTAACTGATCCTGGCAAGACCTAATATGCTCCAATATGTTTAGGAACAACCTGAATTCCCAAGCATAACCGCAGTGCAAAGTGACCAGGGGTTTCTGTAGTCCTCAAGCACAGAAAACAACTCTTACAACAATTACCCTTCAATCCCAAACAAGTTGGGATTAGCTACTATGAATCCTCACTGTCCATGATATTCCATTTAAACTCTTCTCATGCCTATATTAcgtaaatacaaataaaatccTCTTCTCTACACATTCTAGGTAAGACAAGCTTCATGCGTAACTTTTCACTCAAAACATATTGCTTTAGCGTGGAAAAGGGCTTTTGACCTCCATTCCATTTTCCATGGCCGACACTGTTCCATTTTATCTATTCTATCTAAGCTGTTGTAACATGATTAAGCAGAAAATATAGCATTTTTGTTTGGTCTGCTTCTACGAATCGGAGCTATCGTGCAGCTCCTTCTATTTCTCAATTATGCATATTAGTTGAGTGGCAGTCTACCTTGCAGTCATTAGACAGCTCCTGACGTAATTTAGGTCCCCATCTTCCAATATGCATACAATAGTTGCATTCTGATTCATCACAATTGTGTAGAGATATGAGAAGCTTTGCCTAACGGATTTCTCTTCATTCCATTCATCTTGCCACATCCTAATCTTACCATCtaagaaaaaattgattaaatgttGGAACTCCTTCCAGGTGCTTCCTTATATTTTAACGAGTCCTTTCCAAGTGCTTGGTTGTTGACATTTATGAAGTCCTTACCTGTTTAGGAAACACTTCTCTTACATCTCTCCTACACAAGACTACTAATTTAATAAGATAAAATGTGATAGGTTACATCTCAGTTTATAAAAATACTTCATGATGACTCATTATTTCTGGACAAGTATCGCAAAACTCTATTTCAGTGCACCAAGAAAGTGAAAAACATCTACCTAGAAAAGAGCTCTGAATTCACTTTTAGCACTACAATGAATCTATTCAACCCACAAAAGAATTACACAATGAATAAAAGACATGGTACACCAATTAAACATTACAACATCTATACTTTGAGCAAAAAATAGTCATGACTTTGTATTCAAAAGATCTATGAATTCTTTCTTTGGACATTTTGCAAAAACTATTTGTTGGTGTACTGTGACTTTCATGCGTGTCTGCTTCTCCTTTCAACTTGCGGCATTTGCCAGCTTTCAACTGTGTAATTAGCTGATCCTGTCATAACCAGCTGCACTCCAAATATGCTTAAGAACATACCAGATGTCCCAATTATAATTGCAGTAATATGAATAGGTGATATGGGCTTTCATATTTCTCGAGCGCAATAGAAACCCGTTGGACAAACTAACCTATTTCTACAGGTTGCACTGAGTGACAAAGGCCGCAGACCTAGCAATTCATTGTAACCATGCTGCTCCAGGAGAAGCTTTTGACATCCATTTCATTTTACATGGATAACGTTTTTCATTTACTCTGTTTGCATAACTGTTGTAATATCATTTAAGTTTGTCATGTAAATTAATAGAAACTATTATCCATTTCTTCTGGTCCCCACTTCAAAGAATTAGGTCTATCGCCTAGCACCTTCAATTTTTCAATTCTGCATAAAGGATGAGCAGCTTTATCTACTTCCTGATCATTTTCCTCCTCCCAACTGCACTTAACAATACTTTATTATGTGCGTAGAGGAACTAAAGCTTTAAAACAGACCAAGAAAAACATCAACGGTTACCCCTAAACTCCATCATTCAACTCAACACTCCTAGTCAATCGCTTCGTAGGTATGTTTATAACGAATCCAACTGCTTTATGAATCTATAACGGATATAAGCATTCCACTTAGCTAGAATCCAAAGAGACAAAAAGAAACCAGAGGGAACAGTACAATAACTACATAAAGTATTTGTTAATACACTTGGCATTTAATCAGAATACTACAGGATTAACCACATTAAAATAGAGAGAGCTAAAGTAAATGGGTATAAACCTCTCCAGTGGGATCCAATGCACCAAGATATTGAAGAATAGCTTGCTGCTTCTCAAAAGCTTCAGCAAATGTAACTTCACTACCTCTCCCCACAACATACTGCTTCAGAGTCCCCAACTTCTTTGCTCTGCCCAATTCATCCGCAAATCCTAAATTCAAACAGAGTTATAACACAATAACTTAAGAAAACTAGAATAAACTCATAAACTTTAAATCTTGGCTCCACCTCTAATCTACATTTACTAATAGTTAAAGTGGTGCATAAAACTTACGAAGGAGAGTGAATGACTCGGAAATGGGTACTTTGGCGGCATCGGTGGAGGTTTTTTGGCCGGTGAATACACCTTTAATCTTGTTGATCCATGAAGCATGGAGTTGTGTTGTGGAAGAAACCCATCTGTGTGAAATGTGAGAGATTGATGATGAGTAAAACAGTAGGGTTCGAGGACGAATCATATATGAATTACTGTGAGTTCGTCTCTTTGATTTGCTTCTGTTTTTGAATCGGAAGGACAAGAGACTTGACGACTGAGAGGGGTTTAGTTAGGGATTTATGTCGCTCCGATTAAAAAAGAATAGATTGCTATTTCATCTCTCTCACCGGTTCTCTCTAGCTTTTTATACAAACGCATAGATATAATgtgtttatatttgtataaagcgagagaaaattatatatatttatatttttgtttccctTTTCCAAATCTTGCTCGTCACTCTCTCAGATCTCGCTCGTTATCCTTGTCTCTCTTGCTTATATAAACAGAaaagaaatgtataaattatgcttctatttataaaaagcgagagaaaattatatatacacatgcaagtacatatatttttatgttatacactcataattataaaaaacaaatatttcccTACCCAactttcttttgtctttctctctttttcgttttatatAAATACTGATTATACGAttgattttttgtatatatatactgaaACATAAACAATTTATATGTAACTGTTTCTTTCGTATGTATATAGcaaaatatatacatacttatgtttattatgagcgcaattatgcaaactataactataacatacaaatataatttttgtgtttgctatatgtgaaaattacttaaattacaataattaaaagTGGACGGAAGATGTATAACTCACCAaactaaaaaagataaaaatagtaAGAGTAAGAGATAATGGAAATCAATAGTTCAGTCTGGAACTATTAGAATAGATCTAAAATAATTCTATTAGCGTAGATTTATTAGATTAAGgacaattttcacatataacaaatacaaaattcatatttatatgttatagtaaagtttgcataattgtgctccataggaaacatagaaactgtataattctctatatatatacagttgaagcgaattatataaaaacgaagtgtataaaatgagaaagagaaagacacttgagCAGAGAATTGTacaaacgaagtgtataaaacgaattgtatgattataagtgtatagaacgaagAGAAGGATAAAAGAGACTTGgacagggaatatacaattgaatcgatttgtataaaacaagataGAGAGAAAATAGATacattttgaatttgtataacacgagaaagagagagaggcaAAAAAAAACTGGGCatgggagtatttttattgtataattataagtggataggacgaaaatatatgtacttgcatgtgtatatacaattttctcacgctttacacaaacagaaacgcaactatacatttcgcttctgtttgtataagtgagaaaggcgagggttgCGAGCGAGATCTAGAAGAGGGGAGaaaggggaacaaaaatatatgtatttatacaattttctctgctttatacaaatagaaacagtttttatacacttgtgtttgtataaaaagtgaggaagcgagcgagagattcgagcgagaatgggagagtggcgagaaagatttttgagagagaggcgactgacaaattttggcaaacgtttgctatggagcacaattaaatcagaccctagctactccatttattttagattattagtttgctattatatataattatacctTAGATTAATTAGTACTTTAATTATTCAAAACGATATCAAATTTGATCCCGAAACTACACACATGCATGCTGATTTTAGTTCTTTTAGGTATTATACACTCACTACCGTTCAGCCAACATAACAATTCATTTCTGTCGCTATACCTTGAATCACTCCATCTGTTTTCGAATGACTGTAGAATTCAAAATCAACTTGCTCACTTATTTCGATCaagatttatataaaattgtaaCTTTTCTGCCGTTCAACTAAGGCACATAACAGATGTATTGGATCGATCTTTTTTAATAAGTAGATGTGATCGCAAACACCcccaagaaagaaagaatatatTTGGAATACCTAAATGatgatatttatttaaaaagtatcCATAAATAGATACACGACAAAGAAGTTATTTAGCTCCGTGAAAATCAGATATTCAGATATAATAGTGATAACAACTGCTAGCTCTCATACGACAATTGATTGTAATACATTCTCAACCATCAAACAAACCAGCAGTTTCATACTAATAAGTTGTACTCTCACTTTTTTACCTTATTCTCTAAAACGTATCAAGGAACGCACAATTAATGAGGCGATTCAACATTCAAAACTTTATGAATTCAACTTCTAAAGATTCTAagtaatgatttatttatttttttactgagaacaactctctaaaAACAAGCCCTAGcacaaattcaataataaatatcttAAGACTCACACACACGTTCCCAACACCAAAACAATTATTAGATAATAAATGCCAACAAAAAATTCACCTTATCATTGAAGGctcaaatcatataattaaagaTCTTGGGCAGTTTAGGTTCATAAAAACTAATGGATTTATGTGATATCGACTTTGCTACTCAATGTGAGAAGCACTGTCAAAACTCATCGCTaagttattttatgtattagtCCTTTTGAAACAAATCTTAAATTGATATTTGCATTATGGAGGTCAAGGAAACAAAAACACCATCAAATATAAGCATCCGATGTAGTAAATGCTAACCAAATAttagtttttcattttctttgtttagaAAAATATACTGAAATAAGTGGATACACAAAATATTGAAACTTCTTACAAAAGTAAAtagtaagaaattttttatgaagacGTTGGGAAAGCGTTACAAGTCAACTTTTAGAAATTACGtgactttcttgatttttcgcGTGTATTAGCTTATGGAGTTGACGTCTTAAATCAcccaaataataattttaaaaactttatgaggatcTCCATAATAATTGTTCAAATGCAAAATCGTCATCATAccaatcattttaattttaacactCACATAGTGTAAATTGTAGAAATGAAACAAGAGGGGTGAAAATGAACAATGTATATGTGTTTGCAACACTATGTTAAATAGAAGATAAAAGTAACACAATCAAAATCTTTTAGTTTAAATTACTTTGTATATAAACAAAAACATATTGCACAAACTATCAAGTATTATCTAGTTCATCATACGTATATGTTAATAGAAGTTCTATCAATTAAATagcacttaaaaaaataaataaaacaaaaataaagaattatttCAAGTGAAATTGATTATCTTTTCAcctatcaaaattcaaagagTCACTGAATTAGAAGAGtttcatacattattttatcTTCTACACAGTGAACTTAACCTAATCAATAATTATAATGTGGTAACTAAAAAATCAAAGTGTAGTTATTGGACTTCATATTTCACcattatgtaattaaaatattactaatatttaataaataaattatttttatttttactcagcgaaagaactaaaataataatgcaACTTTAAAGATCTGAACTAtatattatcctttttttttctgcCTTCACAGACATATAAGCAAAACGGTACGGTAAAAGACAAGGTTAGAGCACATTAACATTCATTTACTTCATCTAGTCAAAAAGTATACGTAGAACTTTTGGCAAGTAATTTTCTGTACTGCTATTGATTCCCATACccagtaatttttttttaaaaggattgTAAGCCTTTTACAATagaaaaagatataaatattaaaaatttatacaagGTTCGAGTCGGAATGAGTATGGAGAAATTCTGTTAGAAGTTCTATCCTCAGAAAGTACTGTATAGTGCACGATTTAAATTTAGTCAATACGAAATATATTCGTACAACTGTAGCCATTATTGTTGTTAAAACACCAGGGAAAAAAGTGAGAGAGAAACAAGATATAGATAATTAATGAAGGATGGGGAGAAGTGAAGAATAGGACTTTTTTTCTATACCTGCAACTCTTGTCGCctcagattaaaaaaaaaaaactatatactAAAACAGATTGCACCAATACTAAAGTTTGGACCTACTATTTTATTTCCatgatatttattaaaagaaaaaaaaaaggtttttgggACAAGTTCACGGTAGGTATATAATAGGTCATCCGATTAGTTTGAGTGTGAAATCGACTCCTTGAGACAAGTTCAAAATGCTAATGAAAATCAACTCACATACATCTAAGGATACGATGTAGGAGTCAATGAAATAgttaaaaattatgacaaacTAAAGTTCAAATCGGAGGAGAAAACTCTGTTACTCAGTATCTGTGTCGATATGAAGTAGACATGTATTCAGTAGTATACTCGAGGTATTCACAAGCTCGACATAAGCACTACCATTATCACAAAAAGGGCGCAGCCCTGTGCACAAAGCACTCCCGCGTTAGTGGGGCCCATGGAAGGGCCGCACCCGAGGGGTGTGATGTAGCTGCATTATCTCaagaaagataaaaatagaaaaacacaaGAGATAGAACTTGAGATGGTAATAATCTACATTTTCTCAATAGAACTCCAAATTTCCTAAAGTTAACCTCCATATCATACACAAACTATATGATCCAGTTATGAAATCCAAACTAACCTCTCTATATGCTAACACCAATTGGTTCTTTAGTAAATTAAAAACAAGCAATCATATTCAGTGTTTCTGAATTCCATGCAGTTTCCGCAATCAGTAGAATCTGGGACCAGGTGGAGCATATACCCCAGGATGCTGTGCTCCAGAGGGATAATTTTCATGTGGTGGCCACGGAGCTGGAACCCCTTGTGGAGCGGATACCCCAGGATGTTGTGCTCCAGAGGGATAATTTTCATGTTGTGGCCTCGGAGCTGGAACCTCTTGAGAAAAGCCTGCTGGAAAGACAGAACGAAAGCCTAATGGAAAGACAGAACAAGTAAAATTAGAACTTGTTTGTTCTCCTTAACAACAATGATTATGCCAGAAATACATGGTGAGCCTCTGTATACATGAAAAATCACAGTCCAATAAGCCAAATAATAGTTTGAATAGTTCTCTCCAATAACTGGTACTATCtgttatttactttattttccaTTACTATTTTTTCTGAACTCTTTTTATCTTGAGCCGCGAGTCTATCAGAAACAACCGCTCTACCTCTGACTACAATTGTTTTCTACATTCGACCAGACACTACTAATTAGAGCCCAAGGTCTTATACTCTATTATCACATTTGAAAATTTGCAAACAAAGTCAACGTTCAAACAGTCTAGGAATATAATGCAATGCATCACACGTTGTTACCCCCCCTTATACAATCATGCGAACTACTGTGTGTCTGTCACCAAAAGTTATGTGAAGCTTAAAAAGTCATACTACCAAATGTACTCCAATGGTTTTCTCTTTCCtagattttttccatttttatcagGGATAAGCTATTAAAATGCAAGTAATATGAAAATGGAGTCGGAAAAAGGGCAATAGATCAGTTACCATATGGTGTAGCCATCCCCGATTCAAACGATCCTCTTGAATCAGGTGGTAGATATCCAGAAC harbors:
- the LOC101253444 gene encoding uncharacterized protein; the protein is MIRPRTLLFYSSSISHISHRWVSSTTQLHASWINKIKGVFTGQKTSTDAAKVPISESFTLLRFADELGRAKKLGTLKQYVVGRGSEVTFAEAFEKQQAILQYLGALDPTGENLQTHQKQQAAKHCKCTIVDVENMLAKFTWAKEAQMKLEKMKEEGKPLPKSMAEVQKLMGSSPLDVARSNMAKSGQISRNAFCPCGSKKRYKRCCGKDSTF